A part of Melittangium boletus DSM 14713 genomic DNA contains:
- a CDS encoding DUF2380 domain-containing protein — MTVAGPGGAKGSAWRSALAAQLAFRGALGDVSGSTRRISEALSRLKTSQRGIAGKAAGLFVRYLEYGDRQLQWIDAELAAATRLAHTASEVADPDMQLALLRLAGPRLEAAMLGSLLLAAWLDLLQFVDGVLQQGLNSLETLLVDMERWRKRMAPVMTALSSLEPEQMEAAAKDAPALMDHLSDEFNSTAERIRVAMKRGEQAILLAQLVETLTLLSAMKFSLPTLPPSAPATLGVGLMVGGDGVMMGTRMVVSAEWVESMRRLVRAGVISLPAVGAAVRIQAGQVMMAQSQDELPKGVRDALGDGPEVRGMRATDRAGAGMNEPPRHHVLPKEFREWFEQRGFTGEMDIDQFCVKLEQAHHEAIHGGGKWMLGRTWPGEWNRMLMKALREAEVDAGRMLTRNEVLDVVVGYMKRYDLPMKFIPWRGR; from the coding sequence ATGACGGTTGCGGGCCCTGGCGGCGCCAAGGGGAGCGCATGGCGCAGCGCCCTCGCGGCCCAGCTGGCGTTTCGCGGGGCCCTTGGCGACGTGTCCGGCTCCACGCGCCGCATCTCCGAAGCACTCTCCAGACTCAAGACGAGCCAGCGGGGCATCGCCGGCAAAGCCGCCGGTCTTTTCGTCCGTTACCTCGAGTATGGCGACCGCCAACTGCAATGGATTGACGCCGAACTCGCTGCAGCCACCCGGCTGGCTCACACCGCCTCGGAGGTGGCGGACCCGGACATGCAACTCGCCTTGCTGCGCCTCGCCGGCCCCCGGCTCGAAGCCGCCATGCTGGGCTCGCTCCTGCTCGCGGCATGGCTCGACTTGCTCCAGTTCGTCGATGGGGTGCTCCAACAGGGTCTCAACAGCCTGGAGACGCTGCTCGTGGACATGGAGCGCTGGCGCAAGAGGATGGCGCCCGTCATGACGGCGCTCTCCTCCCTGGAGCCCGAGCAGATGGAGGCAGCGGCGAAGGACGCCCCCGCGCTCATGGACCATCTCTCCGATGAGTTCAATTCGACCGCGGAGCGCATCCGCGTGGCGATGAAGCGCGGCGAGCAGGCGATTCTGTTGGCCCAGCTCGTCGAGACGCTCACCCTGCTATCGGCGATGAAGTTCTCGCTGCCCACACTGCCGCCGTCCGCACCCGCCACGCTCGGAGTGGGCCTGATGGTGGGCGGCGACGGTGTGATGATGGGCACGCGGATGGTCGTGTCCGCCGAGTGGGTGGAGAGCATGCGCCGGTTGGTGCGGGCGGGCGTCATTTCCCTTCCCGCCGTCGGCGCGGCCGTGCGGATTCAGGCCGGCCAGGTGATGATGGCGCAGTCTCAGGACGAGCTGCCCAAGGGGGTGCGCGACGCACTCGGCGACGGGCCCGAGGTGCGGGGCATGCGCGCGACGGACAGAGCGGGGGCAGGCATGAACGAGCCACCGCGACACCATGTCCTGCCCAAGGAGTTCCGCGAGTGGTTCGAGCAGCGCGGCTTCACCGGCGAGATGGACATCGACCAGTTCTGCGTCAAGTTGGAGCAAGCTCACCACGAGGCCATCCATGGCGGTGGGAAGTGGATGCTGGGCCGCACCTGGCCCGGTGAGTGGAACCGGATGCTCATGAAGGCGCTGCGCGAAGCCGAGGTGGACGCTGGACGGATGTTGACGCGAAACGAAGTCCTGGACGTCGTCGTGGGCTACATGAAGCGCTATGACCTTCCGATGAAGTTCATTCCGTGGAGAGGGCGATGA
- a CDS encoding NUDIX hydrolase codes for MSEGRSWDGNWKVRLYERVHERGYRSLTAFSEERPTASLVELAEELGQGDINAVQVFHGLVSEAERSHQLTRLTRSQFVRELYECLPNGWPTVMDDANRFKLAKALGSWSAFTPESHEERVRQARAALRATPPPPGWRPLGPNDELLLTLLPDEEV; via the coding sequence ATGAGCGAGGGACGCTCCTGGGACGGCAACTGGAAGGTCCGCCTGTACGAGCGGGTCCACGAGCGCGGTTATCGTTCACTCACCGCCTTCTCCGAAGAGCGCCCCACCGCCTCGTTGGTTGAGCTCGCCGAGGAGCTTGGTCAAGGTGACATCAACGCGGTGCAGGTATTCCATGGGTTGGTCTCCGAAGCGGAACGGAGCCATCAGCTCACGCGTTTGACGCGCAGCCAGTTCGTACGTGAACTGTACGAGTGCCTTCCCAACGGCTGGCCGACCGTGATGGATGACGCAAATCGTTTCAAGCTAGCAAAGGCGCTCGGCTCGTGGAGCGCGTTCACCCCAGAAAGCCATGAAGAGCGTGTCAGACAGGCCAGGGCAGCGCTTCGCGCCACGCCACCTCCGCCCGGCTGGCGCCCGCTCGGCCCCAACGACGAGCTTCTGCTCACGCTTCTGCCTGACGAGGAGGTCTGA
- a CDS encoding cytochrome C oxidase subunit IV family protein, translating to MARSAEKSAWGYVGVWTVLAALSVVTWWLGTKLNLGPWSLPVALLIAVAKTVLVAMFFMHLVEQPGARRVALPVSALFMGLLLGGVLLDAMTRERMARPDGPKALEPVRPGSTRTAPPGSPTRWMGH from the coding sequence ATGGCGAGGAGCGCGGAGAAGAGCGCCTGGGGCTACGTGGGCGTGTGGACGGTGCTGGCGGCGCTGTCGGTGGTGACCTGGTGGCTGGGGACGAAGCTGAACCTGGGGCCCTGGTCCTTGCCGGTGGCGCTGCTGATCGCCGTGGCGAAGACGGTGCTGGTGGCCATGTTCTTCATGCACCTGGTGGAGCAACCAGGCGCCCGGCGGGTGGCCCTCCCGGTGTCGGCGCTGTTCATGGGGCTGCTGCTGGGAGGCGTGCTGCTGGACGCGATGACGCGCGAGCGCATGGCGCGGCCGGATGGACCCAAGGCGCTGGAGCCCGTGAGGCCGGGCTCGACGCGCACGGCGCCGCCGGGTTCGCCCACGCGGTGGATGGGGCACTGA
- a CDS encoding cytochrome c oxidase subunit 3 family protein translates to MSTEASPWREYFGGREKQSEAAQLGMWIFLGSEVLLFANLFVGYALYRYYFPEVFIAASKHLKAEGALVQTLLLVTSSLFVVLAVHFIRQGKQFSAAGVLLVAILLGVGFLVIKGWEYWEHWKEGALPGEYYRLEDLPVRGGSLFFTLYFLLTGLHALHMLVALGVLGWLVLGAMSGKYTADYHVPVEVGGLYWHLVDIFWLFIFPLLYLVE, encoded by the coding sequence GTGTCTACTGAGGCCTCGCCGTGGCGGGAGTATTTCGGCGGCCGGGAGAAGCAGAGCGAGGCGGCGCAGCTCGGGATGTGGATCTTCCTGGGCTCGGAGGTGCTGCTCTTCGCGAACCTGTTCGTGGGGTACGCGCTCTATCGCTATTACTTCCCGGAGGTGTTCATCGCCGCGAGCAAGCACCTGAAGGCGGAAGGGGCCCTGGTGCAGACGCTGCTCCTGGTGACGAGCAGCCTGTTCGTGGTGTTGGCGGTGCACTTCATCCGCCAGGGGAAACAGTTCTCCGCGGCGGGAGTGCTGCTGGTGGCCATCCTGCTCGGGGTGGGCTTCCTCGTCATCAAGGGCTGGGAGTATTGGGAGCACTGGAAGGAGGGAGCGCTGCCCGGGGAGTACTACCGGCTGGAGGACCTGCCGGTGCGCGGCGGGAGCCTCTTCTTCACGCTCTATTTCCTGCTCACGGGGCTGCATGCCCTGCACATGCTGGTGGCGCTCGGGGTGCTGGGCTGGCTCGTCCTGGGGGCCATGTCCGGGAAGTACACGGCGGACTATCACGTGCCCGTGGAGGTGGGTGGGCTGTACTGGCACCTCGTGGACATCTTCTGGTTGTTCATCTTCCCGCTGCTGTACCTGGTGGAGTGA
- a CDS encoding cbb3-type cytochrome c oxidase subunit I, translating to MSPSAPSSPPATTYLSHETTARSWLLTRDHKRIGVMFLVLTLFALLLGGTFAMLLRLELLTPGPTIMGPMTYNRVFTLHGVIMVWLFMIPAIPSAFGNFVLPLMLGAKEVAFPRLNLASVYIYAAGSALTLFGMLWSGADTGWTFYTPYSTTSPTAVTPILLGVFIIGFSTIITGLNFITTTHTLRAPGMHWTRIPLFVWTIYGTSVIQVVATPVLAMVLVLVAMERVVGAGIFDPSRGGDPVLFQHLFWFYSHPAVYIMVLPAMGVITEVVCAFSRKNIFGYRMIAASTFGIAFVGFFSWGHHMFVSGQSTFGSGVFGVLSMLVAIFTAIKIFNWVATMYGGAIDLKVPLLYVLGFIFLLTFGGMTGVAVATTSLDVHWHDTYFVVAHFHYIMVGSVLMAFLAALHYWWPKMFGRLYPERWSFLAASTIIFGFIVTFLPQFLLGNMGMPRRSYQYPREMQWLNVLSTAGASLLAFGFSLIALYLLWSLRYGKVSPADPWGSRGYEWFSASPPVPHNFTEAPRFEREVHDYTEPGAPRVY from the coding sequence ATGAGCCCATCGGCGCCCAGTAGCCCGCCAGCCACCACCTATCTCTCCCACGAGACGACGGCGCGCTCGTGGCTGCTCACGCGCGACCACAAGCGCATTGGCGTGATGTTCCTGGTGCTGACGCTCTTCGCGCTGCTGCTCGGGGGCACCTTCGCGATGCTGCTGCGTCTGGAATTGCTCACGCCCGGGCCCACGATCATGGGCCCCATGACGTACAACCGCGTGTTCACCCTGCACGGCGTCATCATGGTGTGGCTGTTCATGATTCCAGCCATCCCCTCGGCGTTCGGCAACTTCGTGCTGCCGCTCATGCTCGGGGCCAAGGAGGTGGCCTTCCCGAGGCTCAACCTGGCCTCGGTGTATATCTACGCGGCGGGCTCGGCGCTCACGCTCTTTGGCATGCTGTGGAGCGGCGCGGACACGGGCTGGACGTTCTACACGCCCTACAGCACCACCTCGCCCACGGCCGTGACGCCCATCCTCCTGGGCGTCTTCATCATCGGCTTCTCCACCATCATCACCGGGCTCAACTTCATCACCACCACGCATACGCTGAGGGCGCCGGGTATGCACTGGACGCGCATTCCGCTCTTCGTGTGGACGATCTACGGCACGTCCGTCATCCAGGTGGTGGCCACGCCGGTGCTCGCCATGGTGCTGGTGCTGGTGGCGATGGAGCGCGTGGTGGGCGCGGGCATCTTCGATCCCTCGCGCGGGGGCGACCCGGTGCTCTTCCAGCACCTGTTCTGGTTCTACTCGCACCCGGCCGTCTACATCATGGTGTTGCCCGCCATGGGCGTCATCACCGAGGTGGTGTGCGCGTTCAGCCGCAAGAACATCTTCGGCTACCGGATGATCGCCGCGTCCACGTTCGGCATCGCGTTCGTGGGCTTCTTCTCGTGGGGACACCACATGTTCGTGTCGGGCCAGTCCACGTTCGGCTCGGGCGTGTTCGGGGTGCTGAGCATGCTGGTGGCCATCTTCACGGCCATCAAGATCTTCAACTGGGTGGCGACGATGTATGGCGGGGCCATCGACTTGAAGGTGCCGCTGCTCTACGTGCTGGGGTTCATCTTCCTGCTCACGTTCGGCGGGATGACGGGCGTGGCGGTGGCCACCACGTCGCTGGACGTGCACTGGCATGACACGTACTTCGTCGTGGCCCACTTCCACTACATCATGGTGGGCTCGGTGCTCATGGCCTTCCTGGCCGCGCTGCACTACTGGTGGCCGAAGATGTTCGGACGGCTCTACCCGGAGCGCTGGTCGTTCCTGGCGGCGAGCACCATCATCTTCGGCTTCATCGTGACGTTCCTGCCGCAGTTCCTCCTGGGGAACATGGGCATGCCCCGGCGCTCGTACCAATACCCGCGCGAGATGCAGTGGCTCAACGTGCTGAGCACGGCCGGTGCGTCGCTGCTGGCGTTTGGCTTCTCGCTCATCGCGCTCTATCTGCTGTGGTCCCTGCGCTACGGGAAGGTGAGCCCGGCGGACCCGTGGGGCTCGCGGGGATACGAGTGGTTCAGCGCCTCGCCACCCGTGCCGCACAACTTCACCGAGGCGCCTCGCTTCGAGCGCGAGGTCCACGACTACACCGAGCCAGGAGCGCCCCGTGTCTACTGA
- the coxB gene encoding cytochrome c oxidase subunit II: protein MTLNELFRRVLFLPEQASTFARDVDFLHYVIISTAMFMATLIFGLTGFFLIRYRRRSDSQTTRKVQTSLAWEVVFVGAPLSVFLAWFFIGYHDFVHMRTPPTDAMDVYVVGKQWMWKFTHAEGPNAVGVLRVPVGRPVRLLLTSQDVIHSFYVPAFRVKQDALPGAYTQAWFEVTRPGRYRVMCAEYCGLKHSEMWAEVVALSPEDYAAWLREQREGPMEKRDATPSVAERKTPQEPALQAVRYSAEAPHGELMVAERGSLIERGERVAAEQGCLRCHSVDGTAHIGPTWRGLYRKQERLVGGTTVVADEAYLTESMMQPLEQVVEGFEPVMPSYQGRLEAAEVAALLEYIKSLRGSPRRFIQTGGPVYEPIGAQ, encoded by the coding sequence ATGACGCTCAACGAGCTCTTCCGCCGGGTGCTCTTCCTGCCCGAGCAGGCCTCCACCTTCGCTCGGGACGTGGACTTCCTGCACTACGTCATCATCAGCACGGCCATGTTCATGGCCACGCTCATCTTCGGGTTGACGGGGTTCTTCCTCATTCGCTACCGGCGGCGCTCGGATTCACAGACCACGCGCAAGGTCCAGACGTCGCTCGCGTGGGAGGTGGTCTTCGTGGGAGCGCCGCTGAGCGTCTTCCTCGCGTGGTTCTTCATCGGCTACCACGACTTCGTGCACATGCGCACGCCGCCGACGGATGCCATGGACGTGTACGTGGTGGGCAAGCAGTGGATGTGGAAGTTCACCCACGCCGAGGGCCCCAACGCCGTGGGCGTGCTGCGGGTACCGGTGGGCCGGCCGGTGCGGTTGCTGCTCACCAGCCAGGACGTCATCCACTCCTTCTATGTCCCGGCGTTCCGCGTGAAGCAGGACGCGCTGCCCGGGGCCTACACGCAGGCGTGGTTCGAGGTGACGCGGCCGGGCCGCTACCGGGTGATGTGCGCGGAGTACTGCGGGCTGAAACACTCGGAGATGTGGGCCGAGGTGGTGGCGCTCTCGCCGGAGGACTACGCGGCGTGGCTGCGCGAGCAGCGCGAGGGGCCGATGGAGAAGCGGGACGCGACGCCGAGCGTGGCCGAGCGGAAGACGCCCCAGGAGCCCGCGCTCCAGGCGGTGCGCTACTCGGCCGAGGCGCCTCATGGAGAGTTGATGGTGGCCGAGCGGGGCTCGCTGATCGAACGGGGCGAGCGCGTGGCGGCGGAGCAGGGGTGTCTGCGCTGCCACTCAGTGGATGGCACGGCGCACATCGGGCCCACGTGGAGGGGCCTGTATCGCAAGCAGGAGCGCCTGGTGGGGGGCACCACGGTGGTGGCGGACGAGGCCTATCTCACCGAGTCGATGATGCAGCCGCTGGAGCAAGTGGTGGAGGGGTTCGAACCCGTGATGCCCTCGTACCAGGGGCGGTTGGAGGCGGCGGAGGTGGCGGCGCTGCTCGAGTACATCAAGTCGCTGCGCGGCTCGCCGCGGCGGTTCATCCAGACAGGAGGGCCCGTGTATGAGCCCATCGGCGCCCAGTAG
- a CDS encoding c-type cytochrome, with protein sequence MRHFLGVLAVVGPLMGCSVDFQGWAGMKDQPKAMAYRESDVFADERAMRVPPPGTVPREYKDRSRRVRTGGDTVETSAGIPLTLTRELLEQGHKSFDIYCATCHGVRGDGVSPVARKMGVRAPPSLLVLPPYADGHYFNVIGRGFGLMPGYAEKLTPEQRWAVVAYVRALQASQRVRLEDVPPEARERLLQEKAP encoded by the coding sequence ATGAGGCACTTCCTCGGTGTGCTGGCGGTGGTGGGGCCGCTGATGGGCTGCTCCGTGGACTTCCAGGGGTGGGCGGGGATGAAGGACCAGCCCAAGGCGATGGCCTACCGGGAGAGCGACGTCTTCGCGGACGAGCGCGCCATGCGCGTGCCCCCGCCGGGCACGGTGCCGAGGGAGTACAAGGACCGGAGCCGGCGCGTGCGCACGGGTGGGGACACGGTGGAGACGAGCGCGGGCATTCCCCTGACGCTCACGCGCGAACTCCTGGAGCAAGGGCACAAGTCCTTCGACATCTACTGCGCCACGTGTCACGGCGTGCGCGGAGACGGGGTGAGCCCGGTGGCGCGGAAGATGGGGGTGCGCGCGCCGCCGTCGCTGCTGGTGCTGCCGCCGTACGCGGACGGCCACTACTTCAACGTCATCGGCCGGGGCTTCGGATTGATGCCGGGCTACGCGGAGAAGCTGACGCCCGAGCAACGCTGGGCGGTGGTGGCCTACGTGCGCGCGCTCCAGGCGAGCCAGCGCGTGCGGCTGGAGGACGTGCCGCCCGAGGCGCGCGAGCGGCTGCTCCAGGAGAAGGCGCCATGA
- a CDS encoding DUF3341 domain-containing protein, which translates to MRYWVVGEFGSGDEVKRALGRLRELGYAKETLDVFSPYPVDGVDALLELRPSPVRLFALGAGLAGAVFGYTVQWWCNAVDWPLNVGNRPPHAAPAFVPITFESMVLFASLAIFLGLMGLFRFPRPHHPLFELESFRSASTGGFWVSVTLEDAARTESVLEHLRALEARTASVVEETA; encoded by the coding sequence ATGCGCTACTGGGTGGTGGGGGAGTTCGGCTCGGGGGACGAGGTGAAGCGGGCGCTCGGGCGGCTGCGCGAGCTGGGCTACGCGAAGGAGACGCTGGATGTCTTCTCGCCCTACCCGGTGGACGGCGTGGACGCGCTGCTGGAGCTGCGGCCCTCGCCGGTGCGGCTCTTCGCGCTGGGGGCGGGGCTGGCGGGCGCGGTGTTCGGCTACACGGTGCAGTGGTGGTGCAACGCGGTGGACTGGCCGCTCAACGTGGGCAACCGCCCGCCGCACGCGGCGCCCGCCTTCGTGCCCATCACCTTCGAGTCCATGGTGCTCTTCGCCTCGCTGGCCATCTTCCTCGGGCTCATGGGGCTGTTCCGCTTTCCCCGGCCGCACCACCCGCTCTTCGAGCTGGAGTCCTTCCGCTCGGCGTCCACGGGGGGCTTCTGGGTGAGCGTCACCCTGGAGGACGCGGCCCGGACGGAGTCCGTGCTCGAGCACCTGCGCGCCCTGGAGGCGCGGACGGCCTCGGTGGTGGAGGAGACGGCATGA
- the nrfD gene encoding NrfD/PsrC family molybdoenzyme membrane anchor subunit encodes MAEPLIVGTQSAESLTGSLLAPIHRRPGRVWWSLFFLTLGGTGLFVAAILVTLTRGIGAWGNNVPVAWAFGIIDFVWWIGFGHAGTLISAILVLFQQKWRASVNRFAEAMTLFAVMQAGLFPLLHLGRPWVFYWLIPYPSTMRVWPQFRSSLPWDVVAITTYFVVSLLFWYLGLLPDLASARDRATTRARQFWYGLFSLGWTGSARHWHHWRTGYLLLAGLATPLVLSVHTIVSFDFAIAQVPGWHSTIFPPYFVAGAIFSGLALVLTLLLPVRGPLGLGHVITERHVDILCKLMLATGMMVSYGYLQEHFFAWYSGDETELAAYAFQRSGEWAWLFRFQMLSNVLLPHLFWFSWARKNLAVVWLTSLAVDLGMWVERFTIIVPSLARDFLPSSWAHYAPTWVDLSLLGGSMCFFGFLFLLFLRFIPPVPISEVKELHHELSRAAGKGA; translated from the coding sequence ATGGCTGAACCACTCATCGTGGGCACCCAGAGCGCGGAGAGCCTCACGGGCTCGCTGCTCGCGCCCATCCACCGGCGGCCGGGCCGGGTGTGGTGGTCGCTGTTCTTCCTGACGCTCGGGGGCACGGGCCTGTTCGTGGCGGCCATCCTCGTGACGCTCACGCGGGGCATCGGCGCGTGGGGCAACAACGTCCCGGTGGCGTGGGCTTTCGGCATCATCGACTTCGTGTGGTGGATTGGCTTTGGCCACGCGGGCACGCTCATCTCCGCCATCCTCGTGCTCTTCCAGCAGAAGTGGCGCGCGTCGGTGAACCGCTTCGCCGAGGCGATGACGCTCTTCGCCGTCATGCAGGCGGGGCTCTTCCCCCTCCTGCACCTGGGGCGGCCGTGGGTCTTCTACTGGCTCATCCCCTACCCGAGCACCATGCGGGTGTGGCCCCAGTTCCGCTCCTCGCTGCCGTGGGACGTGGTGGCCATCACCACGTATTTCGTGGTGTCGCTGCTCTTCTGGTACCTGGGGCTGCTGCCGGACCTGGCGTCGGCGAGGGACCGGGCGACCACACGCGCGCGGCAGTTCTGGTACGGGCTGTTCTCGCTCGGGTGGACGGGCTCGGCGAGGCACTGGCACCACTGGCGCACGGGCTACCTGCTGCTCGCGGGACTGGCCACGCCGCTGGTGCTCAGCGTGCACACCATCGTCAGCTTCGACTTCGCCATCGCCCAGGTGCCCGGCTGGCACTCCACCATCTTCCCGCCCTACTTCGTCGCGGGCGCCATCTTCTCCGGGCTCGCGCTGGTGCTCACGCTGCTCCTGCCCGTGCGAGGGCCCCTGGGCCTCGGCCACGTCATCACGGAGCGGCACGTGGACATCCTCTGCAAGCTGATGCTCGCCACGGGGATGATGGTGTCCTACGGCTACCTGCAGGAGCACTTCTTCGCCTGGTACAGCGGCGACGAGACGGAGCTGGCCGCGTATGCCTTCCAGCGCTCGGGCGAGTGGGCGTGGCTCTTCCGCTTCCAGATGCTGTCCAACGTCCTCCTGCCGCACCTCTTCTGGTTCTCGTGGGCGAGGAAGAACCTGGCGGTGGTGTGGCTCACCTCGCTGGCGGTGGACCTGGGCATGTGGGTGGAGCGCTTCACCATCATCGTGCCCTCGCTCGCGCGGGACTTCCTGCCGAGCAGCTGGGCGCACTACGCGCCCACGTGGGTGGACCTGTCGCTGCTCGGCGGCTCCATGTGCTTCTTCGGGTTCCTCTTCCTGCTCTTCCTGCGCTTCATCCCGCCCGTGCCCATCAGCGAGGTGAAAGAGCTGCATCACGAGCTGAGCCGGGCGGCGGGGAAGGGGGCCTGA